Proteins encoded by one window of Burkholderia plantarii:
- a CDS encoding RsmB/NOP family class I SAM-dependent RNA methyltransferase: MKLHGFLIGQTETLLADVLKFTGPADATTSRFFRAHPKLGHAERGVIAEAVFAVLRRKMEFSHLAESGSGSPARRLTLLGLMQTAGRSALKQHVSEAEWAWLDHVAKIDPASLPLRVRTNLPDWIHQALGQRFDAEALTQFAAAVNYPAPLDLRVNVQKATREQVLDALRISGIEAGETPFAPNGVRVVGKPALTRLPIFQDGMVEVQDEGSQLLCSLVAPRRGEMIVDFCAGAGGKTLALGAAMRSTGRLYAFDISEKRLAKLKPRLARSGLSNVNPVLIDSEHDAKIKRLAGKIDRVLVDAPCSGLGTLRRNPDLKWRQTRDSIDELTPKQASILASAARLVKAGGRLVYATCSVLEAENEAIVTQFLAAHPDFVLVPANQVLAEQRIGLDTGEYLSLWPHRHATDGFFAAVLERRPKPAAKAEKSAGKGVEKPAVKPTEQAANPSTESVAEQPAEPAPDQA; this comes from the coding sequence GCATCCGAAGCTCGGCCATGCCGAGCGCGGCGTGATCGCCGAGGCCGTGTTCGCGGTGCTGCGCCGGAAGATGGAGTTCTCGCACCTGGCCGAAAGCGGCTCCGGCAGCCCGGCGCGGCGCCTGACGCTGCTCGGGCTGATGCAGACGGCGGGCCGCTCGGCACTCAAGCAGCATGTGTCGGAGGCCGAATGGGCGTGGCTCGATCACGTCGCGAAGATCGATCCGGCCAGCCTGCCACTGCGCGTGCGCACCAACCTGCCCGACTGGATCCATCAGGCGCTGGGCCAGCGCTTCGACGCCGAGGCACTCACGCAGTTCGCGGCCGCCGTCAACTATCCGGCGCCGCTGGACCTGCGCGTGAACGTGCAGAAGGCGACCCGCGAGCAGGTGCTCGACGCGCTGCGCATCTCGGGCATCGAGGCCGGCGAGACGCCGTTCGCGCCGAACGGCGTGCGCGTGGTCGGCAAGCCGGCGCTGACGCGGCTGCCGATCTTCCAGGACGGCATGGTCGAGGTGCAGGACGAGGGCAGCCAGCTGCTCTGCTCGCTGGTCGCGCCGCGTCGCGGCGAGATGATCGTCGACTTCTGCGCCGGCGCGGGCGGCAAGACGCTCGCGCTCGGTGCGGCGATGCGCTCCACCGGCCGGCTCTATGCGTTCGACATCTCCGAGAAGCGACTCGCCAAGCTCAAGCCGCGCCTCGCGCGCAGCGGGCTGTCGAACGTGAACCCGGTGCTGATCGACAGCGAACACGATGCGAAGATCAAGCGGCTCGCCGGCAAGATCGATCGCGTGCTGGTCGATGCACCGTGCAGCGGGCTCGGCACGCTGCGCCGCAATCCCGACCTGAAGTGGCGCCAGACGCGCGACTCGATCGACGAGCTCACGCCGAAGCAGGCCTCGATCCTGGCCAGCGCCGCGCGCCTCGTGAAGGCGGGCGGGCGGCTCGTCTACGCGACCTGCAGCGTGCTGGAAGCCGAGAACGAGGCGATCGTCACGCAATTCCTCGCCGCGCATCCCGATTTCGTGCTGGTGCCGGCCAACCAGGTGCTCGCCGAGCAGCGCATCGGGCTCGACACCGGCGAGTACCTGTCGCTGTGGCCGCATCGTCACGCCACCGACGGCTTCTTCGCGGCCGTCCTCGAACGCCGCCCGAAGCCGGCCGCCAAGGCGGAAAAATCGGCTGGAAAGGGAGTTGAAAAGCCGGCCGTGAAGCCGACGGAGCAGGCCGCCAACCCATCGACCGAGTCGGTGGCGGAGCAGCCTGCCGAGCCGGCTCCGGATCAGGCCTGA